In a single window of the Mesorhizobium shangrilense genome:
- the prfB gene encoding peptide chain release factor 2 (programmed frameshift) yields the protein MRTETENLVDEIKQAIALLRRHFDWDQALKRLDYLNMRAEDPALWNDPQEAQNLMRERQSLDDNVRAIKGLGQALNDNIELIELGEVEGDAGVVEDAEAAIRSLSGEIRARQIETMLSGEADSNDTYLEVHAGAGGTESQDWANMLLRMYTRWAERRGFKVEVLEVHEGEEAGIKSATVLIKGHNAYGWLKTESGVHRLVRISPYDSNARRHTSFSSIWVYPVIDDNIQIEVSESDVRIDTYRSSGAGGQHVNTTDSAVRITHIPTGIAVACQAGRSQHQNRAKAWEMLRSRLYEEELKKREAAANATESTKTDIGWGHQIRSYVLQPYQLVKDLRTGVESPSPSDVLDGDLDEFMEASLAQRIQGGSAQPVADID from the exons ATGCGTACCGAAACCGAGAATTTGGTCGACGAAATCAAGCAGGCGATTGCCCTGCTGAGGAGGCAT TTTGACTGGGACCAGGCGCTGAAGCGACTGGACTATCTCAACATGCGCGCGGAAGACCCCGCGCTGTGGAACGACCCGCAGGAAGCGCAGAACCTGATGCGGGAACGTCAGAGCCTCGATGACAATGTCCGAGCTATCAAGGGACTGGGACAGGCGCTGAACGACAACATCGAGCTGATCGAACTCGGCGAGGTCGAGGGCGACGCTGGCGTCGTGGAGGATGCCGAGGCGGCGATCCGGTCGCTGTCGGGCGAGATACGCGCCCGCCAGATCGAGACGATGCTCTCGGGCGAGGCCGATTCCAACGATACCTATCTCGAAGTCCATGCCGGCGCTGGCGGCACCGAGAGCCAGGACTGGGCGAACATGCTTTTGCGCATGTACACGCGGTGGGCGGAGCGTCGCGGCTTCAAGGTCGAGGTGCTGGAGGTCCACGAGGGCGAGGAAGCCGGCATCAAGTCGGCGACCGTGCTCATCAAGGGCCATAACGCCTACGGCTGGCTGAAGACCGAATCGGGCGTGCACCGTCTCGTCCGCATCTCGCCCTACGACAGCAATGCGCGCCGCCATACCTCGTTCTCGAGCATCTGGGTCTATCCGGTGATCGACGACAACATCCAGATCGAGGTGAGCGAGTCGGACGTCCGTATCGATACGTACCGGTCGTCGGGCGCCGGCGGCCAGCACGTCAACACGACGGACTCGGCGGTTCGCATCACGCACATTCCGACGGGCATCGCGGTTGCCTGCCAGGCCGGCCGCTCGCAGCACCAGAACCGCGCCAAGGCGTGGGAAATGCTGCGCTCTAGGCTGTACGAGGAAGAGCTGAAGAAGCGCGAGGCGGCTGCCAACGCGACCGAGTCGACCAAGACCGACATCGGCTGGGGTCACCAGATCAGGTCCTACGTGCTGCAGCCCTACCAGTTGGTGAAGGATCTGCGCACCGGGGTCGAGAGCCCAAGCCCGTCGGACGTGCTCGATGGCGACCTTGACGAGTTCATGGAGGCGTCGCTAGCGCAACGCATCCAGGGCGGCTCGGCGCAACCCGTCGCCGATATCGACTGA
- a CDS encoding penicillin-binding protein 1A: MIRLIGYFFGIGTMLALLVAAGVAVYVGHLTKELPDYEVLANYEPPVTTRVHASDGSLMGEFAKERRLYLPIQAVPDRVKAAFLSAEDKNFYTHPGIDVTGLFRAVVTNFRNMGSGRRQVGASTITQQVAKNFLLTADQTYERKIKEMILSFRIEQAYSKDRILELYLNEIFFGLGAYGIAGASLTYYDKSVNELTVADAAYLAALPKGPSNYHPFRQTERAVERRNWVIDQMVENGYVTREEGDKAKAEPLGVSPRRNGTYLFAGEYFTEEVRRELIARYGVDALYEGGLSVRTTLDPHLQLIARKSLQDGLVKFDRLRGYRGPKDHVEISGDWGEAVGKVKGLDDVPEWRLAVVLESSGSGLSIGLQPKRLVSGALEDKRETGMVSVEDMTWAMRHVVDGKRVKAKSPADVLKPGDVVFVEKKEGSETGYELRQSPEVSGGMVAMDPHTGRVLAMVGGFSYAESEFNRATQAMRQPGSSFKPIVYAAALDNGYTPASVIMDGPITITTGTTTWTPKNYDGKAAGPSTLRNGIERSRNLMTVRLANDMGMKIVAEYAERFGVYDRLAQYLPMALGSGETTVMRMVSAYSIMANGGRQIRPSLIDRIQDRYGKTVYKHDERGCEGCVAETWTGQTEPELIDNAEQVLDPMTAYQITSMMEGVVLRGTATTLAELGRPIAGKTGTTNDEKDAWFVGYTPNLAVGLYLGYDKPQNLGKGATGGGLAAPVFKAFMAEAMKDVPVVDFKVPEGMKLISINRKTGMQAEAGGEGTIVEAFKPGTGPADSYWVIGMEGEEGGGPISSEARKAVTESAGGLY, encoded by the coding sequence ATGATCAGGCTCATTGGCTATTTCTTCGGCATCGGCACGATGCTGGCGCTGCTGGTTGCAGCGGGAGTAGCCGTTTATGTCGGCCATCTGACGAAGGAACTGCCCGATTACGAGGTGCTCGCCAATTACGAGCCGCCCGTGACGACGCGCGTGCATGCGTCCGACGGCTCGCTGATGGGCGAGTTCGCCAAGGAGCGTCGCCTCTACCTGCCCATCCAGGCCGTGCCTGACCGCGTGAAGGCCGCGTTCCTGTCGGCCGAGGACAAGAATTTTTACACCCACCCGGGCATCGACGTGACCGGCCTCTTCCGCGCCGTCGTCACCAATTTCCGCAACATGGGCTCGGGACGCCGCCAGGTCGGCGCGTCGACCATCACGCAGCAGGTCGCGAAAAACTTCCTTCTGACCGCCGACCAGACCTACGAACGCAAGATCAAGGAGATGATCCTCTCCTTCCGGATCGAGCAGGCCTATTCGAAGGATCGGATCCTCGAACTCTACCTGAACGAGATTTTCTTCGGCCTGGGTGCTTACGGCATCGCCGGTGCGTCGCTCACCTACTATGACAAGTCGGTCAACGAGCTGACCGTGGCCGACGCGGCCTATCTGGCGGCGCTGCCCAAGGGGCCGTCGAACTATCATCCGTTCCGCCAGACGGAGCGCGCCGTCGAGCGCCGCAACTGGGTCATCGACCAGATGGTCGAGAACGGCTACGTGACGCGCGAGGAAGGCGACAAGGCCAAGGCGGAGCCGCTCGGCGTGTCGCCGCGCCGCAACGGCACCTACCTGTTTGCCGGCGAGTATTTTACGGAAGAGGTGCGACGGGAACTCATCGCGCGCTACGGCGTCGATGCGCTCTACGAGGGCGGTCTTTCTGTCCGCACCACGCTCGATCCCCATCTTCAGCTCATCGCCCGCAAGTCGCTCCAGGACGGGCTGGTCAAGTTCGACCGCTTGCGCGGCTATCGCGGTCCGAAGGACCACGTCGAGATTTCGGGCGATTGGGGCGAAGCGGTCGGCAAGGTCAAGGGGCTGGACGACGTGCCCGAGTGGCGTCTCGCGGTGGTGCTGGAGAGCTCCGGTTCTGGCCTGTCGATCGGCCTGCAGCCGAAACGCCTTGTATCCGGCGCACTCGAGGACAAGCGCGAGACCGGCATGGTTTCAGTCGAGGACATGACCTGGGCGATGCGCCACGTGGTCGACGGCAAGCGCGTCAAGGCCAAGTCACCGGCCGACGTGCTGAAGCCCGGCGACGTCGTTTTCGTCGAGAAGAAGGAAGGTTCGGAAACCGGCTACGAGTTGCGGCAATCGCCCGAGGTCTCGGGCGGCATGGTCGCCATGGATCCGCACACCGGCCGCGTGCTGGCCATGGTCGGCGGCTTCTCCTACGCTGAATCGGAGTTCAATCGCGCCACACAGGCGATGCGCCAGCCCGGTTCCTCGTTCAAGCCGATCGTCTACGCGGCGGCGCTGGACAACGGCTATACGCCCGCCTCGGTCATCATGGACGGCCCGATCACCATCACGACGGGCACCACGACATGGACCCCGAAGAACTACGACGGCAAGGCCGCAGGCCCGTCGACGCTGCGCAACGGCATCGAGCGATCGCGCAACCTGATGACGGTCCGCCTCGCCAACGACATGGGCATGAAGATCGTCGCCGAATATGCCGAGCGATTCGGCGTCTACGATCGCCTCGCGCAGTATCTGCCGATGGCCCTGGGGTCGGGTGAGACGACTGTGATGCGGATGGTTTCGGCCTATTCGATCATGGCCAACGGCGGCCGGCAGATCCGGCCCTCGCTTATCGACCGCATCCAGGACCGCTACGGCAAGACCGTCTACAAGCATGACGAGCGCGGCTGCGAGGGTTGCGTCGCCGAGACATGGACCGGCCAGACCGAACCCGAACTCATCGACAACGCCGAGCAGGTGCTCGATCCGATGACGGCCTACCAGATCACCTCCATGATGGAAGGTGTCGTGCTGCGCGGCACGGCGACCACCCTTGCGGAGCTTGGCCGCCCGATCGCAGGCAAGACCGGCACCACAAATGACGAGAAGGACGCGTGGTTCGTGGGCTACACGCCCAACCTCGCGGTCGGCCTCTACCTCGGCTACGACAAGCCTCAGAATCTCGGCAAGGGCGCGACCGGCGGCGGTCTTGCCGCGCCGGTCTTCAAGGCGTTCATGGCCGAGGCGATGAAGGACGTGCCCGTCGTGGACTTCAAGGTGCCGGAGGGCATGAAGCTCATCTCCATCAACCGCAAGACCGGCATGCAGGCCGAGGCCGGCGGCGAAGGCACCATCGTCGAGGCGTTCAAGCCCGGCACCGGCCCCGCCGACAGCTATTGGGTCATCGGCATGGAAGGCGAGGAGGGCGGCGGCCCGATCTCGTCGGAAGCCCGCAAGGCGGTGACGGAGTCGGCCGGCGGCCTCTACTGA
- a CDS encoding N-acetylmuramoyl-L-alanine amidase — protein sequence MGSAVSVEKHKGYLLRNLVFLALVLFATLLAGVPAARATSLEAHAYKIAGDASRVRIVMQFDREPEPRWFLLRGPHRLVVDLPETTFRLDHADLKPHGLVANARFGAVKGGVSRLVISAKGPFSVEKVDVLPNEDAKGYRLAIDLVSVSAAAFDQALADQALVTASSQSTPKTERLPEASKRFVIVLDPGHGGADGGAEGAAGTVEKAVTLAFAKELREVLEATGKYDVSMTRESDQFLRLDDRVRIARERSADLLVSIHADTINLKGIRGATVYTVSDKASDPEAEALAIRENLADQVAGIDIQEADTEVADILVDLIRRETHSFSIRFARTLVGELTHSIGVINNPHRFAGFRVLKAPDVPSVLVELGYLSNAKDEKLLQDADWRRKAAESISKAVAIFAGSRAGAG from the coding sequence ATGGGAAGCGCCGTGTCGGTTGAGAAGCACAAGGGATATCTTTTGCGGAATTTGGTGTTTCTGGCGCTTGTCCTGTTTGCGACGTTGCTCGCCGGAGTTCCTGCAGCGCGCGCGACTTCGCTTGAAGCGCATGCGTATAAGATCGCGGGCGACGCCTCTCGCGTGCGGATTGTGATGCAGTTCGACCGCGAGCCGGAACCGCGGTGGTTCCTGCTGCGCGGACCGCATCGACTCGTGGTCGACCTTCCCGAGACCACGTTCCGGCTCGACCACGCTGACCTGAAGCCGCACGGCCTCGTGGCGAACGCGCGCTTCGGCGCCGTCAAGGGCGGAGTGTCCCGGCTGGTCATTTCCGCCAAGGGGCCGTTCTCGGTCGAGAAGGTCGATGTACTTCCAAACGAAGACGCCAAGGGTTACCGCTTGGCGATAGACCTGGTGTCCGTATCCGCCGCGGCGTTCGACCAGGCGCTTGCCGATCAGGCGCTCGTTACCGCCTCCAGCCAGTCGACGCCGAAGACGGAACGGCTGCCCGAGGCGTCGAAGCGGTTTGTCATCGTCCTGGATCCCGGCCACGGGGGTGCCGACGGCGGGGCGGAAGGGGCGGCCGGCACGGTCGAGAAGGCCGTGACGCTGGCCTTCGCGAAGGAGCTCCGCGAAGTCCTTGAGGCTACGGGAAAATACGATGTCTCGATGACGCGCGAATCGGACCAGTTCCTGCGCCTTGACGACCGGGTGCGCATCGCGCGCGAGCGGAGCGCCGACCTTTTGGTGTCCATCCACGCGGACACGATCAACCTGAAAGGGATTCGGGGAGCCACCGTCTACACCGTTTCGGACAAGGCGTCCGACCCGGAGGCCGAGGCGCTGGCGATTCGCGAAAATCTCGCCGATCAGGTCGCCGGCATCGACATTCAGGAGGCCGACACCGAGGTCGCTGACATCCTCGTCGACCTGATCCGCCGCGAGACCCACAGCTTTTCGATCCGTTTCGCCCGCACGCTGGTCGGCGAACTGACGCACTCCATCGGCGTGATCAACAATCCCCACCGCTTCGCCGGCTTCAGGGTTCTGAAGGCGCCGGACGTGCCGTCGGTGCTTGTGGAACTGGGCTACCTGTCGAACGCCAAGGACGAAAAACTGCTGCAGGACGCGGACTGGCGCCGAAAAGCGGCCGAAAGCATCTCCAAGGCGGTGGCAATATTCGCGGGGAGCCGCGCCGGAGCGGGTTGA
- a CDS encoding Rne/Rng family ribonuclease, whose protein sequence is MPNKMLIDASHPEETRVIVVRGNRIEEFDFESQDKKQLRGNIYLARVTRVEPSLQAAFVEYGGNRHGFLAFSEIHPDYYQIPVADRQALLKAEAAQARADEDDDEDSDGEERQDRGRGRRKRRGRGRDRNGDAAQAAATEDADSDSSGDASDEIAPIEEFEASETIEASHEETDTDETAETAVSDAADAEAQAEPAESEADGQPATEDGGKSMAAAIEGDVVSEPAAEASNEVEPRSGSVEEVNHASSEENEVESVGAEDALEEVHARRKPLRRQYKIQEVIKRRQILLVQVVKEERGNKGAALTTYLSLAGRYSVLMPNTARGGGISRKITNAQDRKRLKDVVKDLEVPEGMGVILRTAGENRTKAEIKRDYEYLMRLWENVRNLTLQSTAPALVYEEGSLIKRSVRDLYNKDIDEILVSGEEGYREAKDFMRMLMPSHAKVVQPYRDTTPIFARNGIEAQLDRMVQPQVTLKSGGYIIINQTEALVAIDVNSGRSTKEHSIEDTALQTNLEAAEEVARQLRLRDLAGLIVIDFIDMEENRNNRAVEKRLKDHLKNDRARIQVGRISHFGLMEMSRQRIRASVLESTMKPCPHCGGTGHVRSDSSVALLVVRAIEEFLLKDSRNHLIVKTPAATALYVLNHKRSTLSELERRFALTITLDVDETLGAQHYAILKGAIAEKPIDFVEPASLPAPVYDEPEAAEEIEEEVEETAAAEAPSEQHAERHDGAHREDGEHGRDRKRRRRRRRRGGRDRDEHHHDEHDQQPHDDAEHPVAAANDDQPEESAEAADLAAAATGGEVVAEAVSDAERKKRRRGKRGGKRNRREDGTEVSELEAGADSDAEDAADETPEAAEVAVEVAAPVEAAAEEAPAPEAAVEPVAEPVVEAAPEKPKRATRSRKAATPAAADEATAEAKPARKPRASRKKTVEAPAIDAAPAIAAEVESEPAAEPAAPAKQVIESVDAVRPATEPAEAVANLPEATPEAEAAPEGEPKPKKGGWWQRSKSFF, encoded by the coding sequence ATGCCCAACAAAATGCTGATAGACGCCTCCCACCCGGAGGAAACGCGAGTCATCGTCGTCCGCGGTAACCGCATCGAAGAATTCGATTTCGAGTCCCAGGACAAGAAACAACTCAGAGGCAACATCTATCTTGCCCGCGTGACGCGGGTCGAACCTTCGCTTCAGGCCGCCTTCGTCGAGTATGGCGGGAACCGGCACGGCTTCCTGGCCTTCAGCGAAATCCATCCCGACTACTACCAGATCCCCGTCGCAGACCGTCAGGCGCTTCTGAAGGCCGAAGCCGCTCAGGCTCGCGCCGACGAGGACGACGACGAGGACAGCGACGGCGAGGAGCGCCAGGATCGTGGACGCGGACGGCGCAAGCGCCGCGGACGCGGACGCGACCGCAACGGCGACGCCGCCCAGGCAGCGGCGACGGAGGATGCCGACAGCGATTCTTCCGGCGATGCTTCGGACGAGATCGCGCCGATCGAGGAGTTCGAGGCGAGCGAGACGATTGAAGCGAGCCACGAAGAGACGGACACCGACGAGACCGCAGAAACTGCAGTATCCGACGCCGCCGATGCGGAAGCGCAGGCCGAACCGGCCGAGAGCGAGGCCGATGGCCAGCCGGCGACCGAAGATGGCGGCAAATCGATGGCTGCGGCGATTGAAGGCGACGTGGTTTCGGAGCCCGCCGCCGAGGCTTCCAACGAGGTAGAGCCGCGCAGCGGCAGCGTCGAGGAAGTCAACCACGCCTCCAGCGAGGAGAATGAGGTCGAATCGGTCGGTGCAGAGGATGCGCTGGAAGAGGTTCACGCCCGCCGCAAGCCGCTGCGCCGCCAGTACAAGATCCAGGAAGTCATAAAGCGGCGCCAGATCCTGCTCGTGCAGGTCGTCAAGGAGGAGCGGGGCAACAAGGGCGCGGCGCTGACCACCTATCTGTCGCTCGCCGGGCGCTACTCCGTCCTGATGCCGAACACCGCCCGCGGCGGCGGCATCTCGCGCAAGATCACCAACGCGCAGGACCGCAAGCGGCTGAAGGACGTGGTCAAGGACCTCGAGGTGCCGGAGGGCATGGGCGTCATCCTGCGCACCGCCGGCGAGAACCGCACCAAGGCCGAGATCAAGCGCGACTACGAATATCTGATGCGCCTGTGGGAGAACGTCCGCAACCTGACGCTGCAATCGACGGCGCCCGCCCTCGTCTATGAGGAGGGCTCGCTCATCAAGCGTTCGGTGCGCGACCTCTACAACAAGGACATCGACGAAATCCTGGTCTCCGGCGAGGAAGGCTACCGCGAGGCCAAGGACTTCATGCGGATGCTGATGCCGAGCCACGCGAAGGTGGTCCAGCCCTACCGCGACACCACGCCGATCTTCGCCCGCAACGGCATCGAAGCCCAGCTGGACCGCATGGTTCAGCCGCAGGTGACGCTGAAGAGCGGCGGCTACATCATCATCAACCAGACAGAGGCGCTGGTTGCGATCGACGTGAACTCCGGACGTTCGACCAAGGAGCACTCGATCGAGGACACCGCCCTCCAGACCAATCTGGAGGCGGCGGAGGAAGTCGCCCGGCAGCTGAGGCTGCGCGATCTTGCCGGACTGATCGTCATCGACTTCATCGACATGGAGGAGAACCGGAACAACCGAGCGGTCGAAAAGCGTCTCAAGGACCATCTGAAGAACGACCGTGCGCGCATCCAAGTCGGGCGCATCTCGCATTTCGGCCTGATGGAGATGAGCCGCCAGCGCATCCGCGCCTCAGTGCTCGAATCGACGATGAAGCCCTGCCCGCACTGCGGCGGCACGGGCCATGTCCGCTCCGATTCGTCCGTGGCGCTGCTCGTGGTCCGCGCCATCGAGGAATTCCTGCTGAAGGACTCGCGCAACCACCTGATCGTCAAGACCCCAGCGGCCACGGCGCTCTACGTCCTCAATCACAAGCGCAGCACGCTTTCCGAACTGGAGCGGCGCTTCGCGCTTACCATCACGCTCGATGTCGACGAGACGCTTGGCGCCCAGCACTACGCGATCCTCAAGGGCGCAATCGCCGAGAAGCCGATCGACTTCGTCGAACCGGCCAGCCTGCCCGCACCGGTCTATGACGAACCAGAAGCAGCCGAGGAGATCGAGGAGGAAGTCGAGGAGACCGCCGCCGCCGAGGCTCCGTCCGAGCAGCACGCCGAGCGCCACGACGGTGCGCATCGCGAGGATGGCGAGCATGGCCGCGACCGCAAGCGCCGCCGCCGCCGTCGGCGTCGCGGAGGTCGCGACCGCGACGAGCATCACCACGACGAGCACGACCAGCAGCCGCATGATGACGCGGAGCACCCCGTCGCCGCGGCGAACGACGACCAGCCCGAGGAAAGCGCAGAAGCGGCCGATTTGGCTGCGGCCGCCACGGGCGGCGAAGTGGTCGCCGAGGCCGTGTCCGATGCCGAGCGCAAGAAGCGGCGTCGCGGCAAGCGCGGCGGCAAGCGCAACCGGCGCGAGGACGGCACTGAGGTCTCCGAGCTCGAGGCCGGTGCGGACTCCGATGCGGAAGACGCAGCCGACGAGACGCCTGAGGCCGCAGAAGTCGCCGTGGAGGTTGCAGCCCCGGTAGAAGCAGCAGCAGAGGAGGCCCCCGCCCCTGAGGCAGCCGTCGAACCCGTTGCCGAACCGGTTGTCGAAGCTGCCCCGGAGAAGCCGAAGCGCGCGACGCGCTCCCGCAAGGCAGCGACTCCCGCCGCCGCCGATGAGGCGACTGCGGAGGCCAAGCCCGCGCGCAAGCCCCGCGCAAGCCGCAAGAAGACGGTTGAGGCGCCTGCCATCGATGCCGCCCCGGCCATTGCCGCGGAGGTGGAGAGCGAGCCCGCTGCGGAGCCGGCAGCGCCTGCGAAGCAGGTGATCGAATCGGTCGACGCCGTACGGCCGGCGACTGAGCCTGCCGAAGCCGTGGCGAACCTGCCGGAGGCAACGCCCGAAGCCGAGGCAGCGCCCGAAGGGGAGCCGAAGCCCAAGAAGGGTGGATGGTGGCAGCGCAGCAAGAGCTTCTTCTGA
- a CDS encoding pyridoxal phosphate-dependent aminotransferase, with protein sequence MTVALSKRGEVEPFHAMDVLAEANRLRAGGTPVISMAVGQPSDPAPLAVREAAQRALVDGRIGYTDSLGTASLRAAISKHYAEHYGVDVPASRIAVTTGSSAAFNLAFLTMFDPGDRVAIAAPGYPAYRNIMAALGIDVVEIELEGAPFLDADHLAAAYAEKKLKGVLFASPANPTGALVPPAELERLVRTASELDIAVISDEIYHRLSYAGPDVTALAFDNDVTVINSFSKYYCMTGWRIGWMVLPERLVRAVERVQQSLYISAPELSQTAAVEAFGATEELEAVKARYAWNRDLLMQRLPELGFTLAAPMDGAFYAFCDVARLTNDSMEFAQKMLAEAHVAATPGRDFDPLQGHRYMRFSYAGSHDDMVEALERLDRWLR encoded by the coding sequence ATGACTGTTGCACTCTCGAAACGCGGCGAGGTCGAGCCATTCCATGCCATGGACGTGCTTGCCGAGGCCAATCGGCTGCGGGCCGGCGGGACCCCAGTCATCTCGATGGCGGTAGGCCAGCCCTCCGACCCTGCGCCGCTTGCCGTGCGCGAGGCAGCGCAGCGGGCGCTGGTCGACGGCCGCATCGGTTATACAGATTCCCTCGGCACGGCATCGCTGCGGGCAGCCATCTCGAAGCATTACGCCGAGCACTACGGCGTCGATGTGCCGGCGTCGCGCATTGCGGTGACAACGGGTTCGTCGGCGGCGTTCAACCTCGCCTTCCTCACCATGTTCGATCCGGGTGACCGCGTGGCGATTGCCGCGCCCGGCTACCCGGCCTACCGCAACATCATGGCCGCGCTCGGCATCGACGTCGTCGAGATCGAGCTCGAAGGCGCACCCTTCCTGGATGCCGATCATCTCGCTGCAGCCTACGCCGAGAAGAAGCTCAAGGGCGTCCTGTTCGCCAGTCCCGCCAACCCGACTGGCGCACTGGTGCCGCCCGCGGAACTCGAACGGTTGGTGCGCACGGCGTCCGAACTGGACATCGCCGTCATCTCGGACGAGATCTACCACCGCCTGTCCTATGCCGGACCCGACGTCACCGCGCTGGCGTTCGACAACGATGTCACCGTCATCAACTCTTTCTCGAAATATTACTGCATGACTGGCTGGCGGATCGGCTGGATGGTGCTGCCGGAACGCCTGGTGCGGGCCGTGGAGCGAGTGCAGCAGAGCCTCTACATCTCGGCGCCGGAGCTTTCGCAGACCGCGGCCGTCGAGGCCTTCGGCGCCACCGAGGAGCTCGAGGCGGTCAAGGCGCGCTATGCCTGGAACAGGGATCTGCTCATGCAGCGGCTGCCCGAGCTGGGATTCACCCTGGCGGCTCCGATGGACGGCGCCTTCTACGCTTTCTGCGACGTCGCCAGGCTAACCAACGACAGCATGGAGTTTGCGCAAAAGATGCTCGCCGAGGCGCATGTGGCCGCTACGCCGGGGCGCGACTTTGATCCCCTGCAAGGGCATCGCTACATGCGGTTCTCCTATGCGGGCAGCCATGACGACATGGTCGAGGCGCTCGAACGTCTTGACCGATGGCTGCGCTGA
- a CDS encoding M48 family metalloprotease, giving the protein MAKLTKSLASWTRLAVSATVAASLFAFSIQPSFAQQRSVPIVRDAEIEALVREYARPILKAAGLANSGIEIVLVNESSFNAFVAGRRIFINTGALMAAETPNEIIGVLAHEAGHIAGGHQERLRDQLARAQTMAIVAGLLGVGASLAGAGAKSPALAQAGAGIAMGGGEFARRGLMSYQRTEEATADRSALTYLERTGQSPVGMLKTFERFQSALALSGAQVDPYRISHPTPRDRIANLEALAQKSPYFDKVDAPGLQQRHDMMRAKIAVYTQGQSAAQRLFRKERTSLAAQYGDAQATFVYGNPRSALSKTDALLAEQPKNPYFHELRGDVLMKANRPAEAAKAYATAVSLDPEKSGMLMIGYGQALLAVGTPDAVDKAVTQLRKGLDRDPENSAAYRYLAQAYGQKGDIAEAELATADGYYYAGNYSEAKVLAARAQQKFKRGSPGWVRAQDIINHQTGKKKKG; this is encoded by the coding sequence ATGGCGAAGCTGACGAAATCCTTGGCCTCCTGGACGCGCCTAGCCGTCAGCGCGACGGTGGCCGCATCCCTTTTCGCGTTCTCCATCCAGCCTTCCTTCGCCCAGCAGCGCAGCGTGCCGATCGTGCGGGATGCAGAGATCGAGGCACTGGTGCGCGAATATGCGCGCCCCATTCTCAAGGCCGCCGGCCTCGCCAATTCCGGCATCGAGATCGTGCTGGTCAACGAATCGAGCTTCAACGCCTTCGTCGCCGGCCGGCGCATTTTCATCAATACCGGCGCGCTGATGGCTGCCGAGACGCCCAACGAGATCATCGGCGTACTCGCCCATGAGGCCGGCCACATCGCCGGCGGCCACCAGGAGCGGCTGCGCGATCAGCTGGCGCGCGCCCAGACCATGGCCATCGTCGCCGGGCTGCTCGGCGTCGGCGCGTCCCTGGCGGGTGCGGGCGCGAAGAGCCCAGCCCTCGCCCAGGCGGGCGCCGGCATCGCCATGGGTGGTGGCGAGTTCGCGCGCCGCGGCCTGATGAGCTACCAGCGGACGGAGGAGGCTACGGCCGACCGCTCGGCCCTCACCTACCTCGAGCGCACCGGACAGTCTCCCGTCGGCATGCTGAAGACGTTCGAGCGGTTCCAGTCGGCGCTCGCCCTTTCCGGCGCGCAGGTCGACCCGTACCGGATCAGTCACCCCACCCCGCGCGACCGTATCGCCAACCTGGAGGCGCTGGCGCAGAAAAGCCCCTACTTCGACAAGGTCGATGCACCTGGCCTGCAGCAGCGCCATGACATGATGCGCGCCAAGATCGCCGTCTACACGCAGGGGCAGTCGGCGGCGCAACGGCTATTCCGAAAGGAGCGCACGTCGCTTGCCGCCCAGTATGGTGACGCACAGGCGACCTTCGTCTACGGCAACCCGCGCTCGGCGCTCTCCAAGACGGACGCACTGCTCGCGGAACAGCCCAAGAACCCCTATTTCCACGAGCTGCGCGGCGACGTACTGATGAAGGCTAACCGGCCGGCAGAAGCTGCGAAGGCCTATGCGACCGCCGTCAGTCTCGATCCCGAAAAATCGGGCATGCTGATGATCGGATACGGCCAAGCCCTGCTGGCGGTCGGCACGCCGGATGCCGTCGACAAGGCGGTGACGCAGCTGCGCAAGGGGCTGGACCGGGATCCCGAGAATTCCGCCGCCTACCGCTATCTGGCGCAGGCCTACGGGCAGAAGGGCGACATCGCCGAGGCCGAGCTTGCAACTGCCGACGGCTATTACTACGCCGGCAACTACAGCGAGGCGAAGGTTTTGGCCGCCAGGGCGCAGCAGAAATTCAAGCGCGGTTCCCCGGGCTGGGTGCGGGCGCAGGACATCATCAATCACCAGACAGGCAAGAAGAAGAAGGGCTGA